DNA from Tripterygium wilfordii isolate XIE 37 chromosome 4, ASM1340144v1, whole genome shotgun sequence:
ACAAGCAATGGTGTTTCATAATTTCGATTTGCCTGGAACAGAATAATCCCCCTACCAAGGTGTTGGGCTTGCTTAGCCCGTGTTTTATTGGAATTGGGCATAATCGGAAGCACAAATATTAAAGTAACCATAAAATAAAACTGGAAACTTTGGGCCGGTTGGTGCTTAATTTGTTTGGGCTTTGCTTTTAAACTTGAATGGGCTCGTTTGGGGAAAAAAACCATCAACAAAATTTCTTTTTGGGCCAAAGGCGGGCTTTGTCCAGCACCATATGGGGCTTCATCTTCAAGCAAGGCAGCAAATGCCAAATAGGCCGATGCATCAAACAAAACAGGCTGCTTTGATCTTACTTGCCATGTATTTGTTTAAACGAGCAATGAAATCGCACTTGGTTCAGCGATATAGCCTCTCTCAGTCCCTGGTGGACTGCCTTAtcaaattaccatttacatatTTAAGGTCAGAAAAGAATTTACCGCTTCTCTAAATCTAGTTAAATGTTGAAACTACTGTAATCAAAGTGACTTCTTATGTTAACTGAACCCtctgtgattttgtttttgaggTTGGGATCCAAACACAAGCAACTGGTACTGCTACTGCAATGGGTAACGAacaatttccttattttgttaCTGGCAATTCAGGAGTCATTAGAAGATTAAGAATTCGCGAAAATTCTATTGACTTAAAAGTTCCCTGAATGGGTTTCAACTTACACTGATGATGGGTTCAACTGCTATGATGCGTACTATGTAGGTGATTATACTGAACACCCTGAATTCTAAAAATGGGGGACCTGGAAAAAATCCAAGGTGCCCATAAGCCAAATATTGCCTCCAAATTCGATGAAATACAGTTacacaaaattttcagaaattcTTCATTTAGTATGAGATGATATCAGTTCTGATTTCTGCGAGATTATTTTATACCATATTTATGGAAAGTCTAATTAAGCACACAGTGGCATTGTCTGTACAAAATAAGCCATATATACAAATACGGAAATACCTACCACCAGATAATTACACAGAAGCATACGTCTGTTGCAAatagaaattaattttttataggCAAATAAAATTGGTTGGTTATTAAAGTTGTTACCTGAAATGTGTAATCTCCCTAAACATCTAcagaaatttggatattgttcttaatttttttatacaagTAAAATATAAATCTATCTGCATCCTATTTGACTTGTTAATTCTAAAAACCATATATATAAGACTCCTGTCATGCTCTGTgtgtttctctcaatttcttggaGACTGACCAAGCACATTTAAGCCAAATGGTGAGGAGGATTTCAATCCTTTTGTTGGTTGCGACTCTACTTGTTATGAATAGTGAAGCTGGTGCAACAGATCAGGCTACAAAAGCTCTTTCAGACATTGATCAGAAGTTGAAGCTTCTCAACAAACCTGCAGTGAagactatatatgtatatgatcaAAACATTCTCTCGAATATCTTTCAAACACCCAATTAAAATTCTTCACTACTTGGGATTTTCACAGTATATGTGTTCTGGCCTTTTGTAGAGTGAAGATGGAGATATAATAGATTGTGTTGACATCAATAAACAACCTGCTCTAGACCATCCTGCATTGAAGAACCACAAAATTCAGGTTTGTCTTATTATATTATTCTGTGCAAAGTTTCCACCTACTGATTCAAATATGTGATTTCTATTGTTTGCATgatgacaaaaaatatatttgtgtgcAGTTGAAGCCAAGTATCAGTTTTCCAACAGAGGATAAAAGCATCAAAAATGAGTGTTCTAGCTCAGTAATATTTCAAACTTGGCAAAAAAGTGGTTCCTGTCCAGAAGGAACTATTCCGATTCAAAGAACTCGGAGGGAAGACCTGCTAAGAGTCGATTCACTCGAGCAATTTGGAAGGAAGAGCCTTGAAAGTTCCCATTTGTTCAAAGAATATGGGCAGCCCAAATGACAGTTTGCTCATCTGTTCGGCTGGTTGTTCTGTGAGTATTTTTCTTAAAACTGTTGTGTCTCTAATCTGTCAATGGACTTTCTGTGCTGTCATTCAATCTAAACAAAATTGTTTCTGGTGTGGATTTCTAATAGTGTTTGGTgattttttatgaatttgaaCTACTTTGATGAATTTCAACGGACTATTCATGGGTTGACTTGCAGTTATGTTTGGTAATCTCTCGTTCATTTTTATGTTTGGTAATCTCTTCTACCATTTATACCTTTTTGACGAGAAAAGATATCGGCTTTATCACTCTCTGCTCGCTATCTCTCTATTTTGGACTGCTACTG
Protein-coding regions in this window:
- the LOC119997781 gene encoding uncharacterized protein LOC119997781, with translation MVRRISILLLVATLLVMNSEAGATDQATKALSDIDQKLKLLNKPAVKTIYSEDGDIIDCVDINKQPALDHPALKNHKIQLKPSISFPTEDKSIKNECSSSVIFQTWQKSGSCPEGTIPIQRTRREDLLRVDSLEQFGRKSLESSHLFKEYGQPK